Proteins encoded in a region of the Carassius carassius chromosome 49, fCarCar2.1, whole genome shotgun sequence genome:
- the LOC132132089 gene encoding serine palmitoyltransferase 1-like isoform X1 — MKHIYIHINTDKNGFWLLFRVVYETRAQSRDSVKMATGQQWVLVEMVQAFYEAPAYHLILEGILILWIIRLLFSKTYKLQERSDLTEKEKEELIEEWQPEPLVPPVSKDHPSQNYDVVTGPPSHKIIVNGKECINFASFNFLGLLDSERVKLKALSSLKKYGVGTCGPRGFYGTFDVHLELEERLAKFMRTEEAIIYSYGFATIASAIPAYSKRGDIIFVDEAACFSIQKGLQASRSFIKHFKHNDMEDLERLLKEQEIEDQKNPRKARVIRRFIVVEGLYINTADVCPLPDLVRLKYRYKVRIFLEESMSFGVLGEHGRGVTEHFGVNIDDIDLISANMENALASIGGFCCGRSFVIDHQRLSGQGYCFSASLPPMLASAAIEALNIMEEDPGIFRVLQDKCKHVHKALQGTPGLKLVGEPLAPALHLQLENSSGSRTEDLKLLRAIVDYSLDRRIALTLARYLDKEERFLPPPSIRVVVTVEQTQEEIQTAAQCIREAALNILK; from the exons atgaaacacatttatattcatataaacacAGACAAAAACGGCTTTTGGCTGCTCTTCCGCGTCGTATACGAAACACGCGCACAGTCACGTGACTCAGTCAAAATGGCGACGGGGCAACAGTGGGTGTTGGTAGAGATGGTGCAAGCTTTTTACGAG GCTCCAGCATATCATTTGATTTTAGAAGGTATCCTCATTTTATGGATCATCAGACTGCTGTTTTCCAAAACATATAAACTTCAGGAGAGATCAGACCTCACAGAAAAG GAGAAAGAGGAGCTGATTGAGGAGTGGCAGCCCGAGCCGCTGGTCCCCCCCGTGTCTAAAGACCACCCTTCCCAAAACTATGATGTGGTCACGGG CCCTCCAAGCCACAAAATCATTGTAAATGGGAAAGAGTGCATTAACTTTGCCTCATTTAACTTCCTGGGTCTGCTGGACAGCGAGCGTGTGAAG cTGAAGGCGTTGTCGTCGCTAAAGAAGTACGGCGTGGGGACGTGTGGACCGAGGGGCTTCTATGGGACCTTCG ATGTGCATCTGGAGTTAGAGGAGCGCCTGGCCAAGTTCATGAGGACAGAGGAGGCCATCATCTACTCGTACGGCTTCGCCACCATCGCCAGCGCCATCCCAGCCTACTCCAAGAGAGGAGACATCATCTTCGT CGACGAGGCGGCGTGTTTCTCCATTCAGAAAGGCCTGCAGGCTTCACGCAGCTTCATCAAACACTTCAAACACAACGATATGGAGGATCTGGAGCGCCTCCTGAAGGAGCAGGAGATCGAGGATCAGAAG aatCCACGCAAGGCGAGAGTAATCAGACGCTTCATCGTAGTTGAGGGACTCTACATCAACACTGCAGATGTTTGTCCACTACCTGACCTG GTGAGGCTGAAGTACAGATATAAAGTCCGGATCTTCCTGGAGGAGAGCATGTCTTTCGGAGTGCTTGGGGAGCACGGGAGAGGAGTCACAGAGCATTTCGGGGTCAAC ATCGATGATATTGACCTCATCAGTGCCAACATGGAGAATGCGCTGGCGTCCATCGGAGGCTTCTGCTGTGGACGATCGTTCGTTATTGATCACCAG CGTCTGTCGGGTCAGGGTTACTGTTTCTCCGCGTCTCTTCCACCCATGCTGGCCTCTGCTGCTATTGAAGCCCTCAACATCATGGAGGAAGACCCAG GCATTTTCAGGGTTCTGCAGGATAAGTGCAAACACGTCCACAAAGCTCTTCAAGG GACCCCGGGGCTGAAGCTGGTCGGAGAGCCTTTAGCTCCTGCTCTTCATCTGCAGCTGGAGAACAGCTCGGGATCCAGAACAGAAGACCTGAAGCTGCTCCGAGCGATCGTCGACTAC AGTTTGGACAGACGGATCGCGCTCACTTTGGCTCGATACCTTGACAAAGAAGAGCGATTTCTTCCCCCGCCAAG CATCAGAGTGGTGGTGACTGTTGAGCAGACGCAGGAGGAGATCCAGACCGCAGCGCAGTGCATTCGAGAAGCAGCGCTGAACATCCTCAAATGA
- the LOC132132089 gene encoding serine palmitoyltransferase 1-like isoform X2, which yields MKHIYIHINTDKNGFWLLFRVVYETRAQSRDSVKMATGQQWVLVEMVQAFYEAPAYHLILEGILILWIIRLLFSKTYKLQERSDLTEKEKEELIEEWQPEPLVPPVSKDHPSQNYDVVTGPPSHKIIVNGKECINFASFNFLGLLDSERVKLKALSSLKKYGVGTCGPRGFYGTFDVHLELEERLAKFMRTEEAIIYSYGFATIASAIPAYSKRGDIIFVDEAACFSIQKGLQASRSFIKHFKHNDMEDLERLLKEQEIEDQKNPRKARVIRRFIVVEGLYINTADVCPLPDLVRLKYRYKVRIFLEESMSFGVLGEHGRGVTEHFGVNIDDIDLISANMENALASIGGFCCGRSFVIDHQRLSGQGYCFSASLPPMLASAAIEALNIMEEDPGNNIDISVCVCVCVCLLISVAWF from the exons atgaaacacatttatattcatataaacacAGACAAAAACGGCTTTTGGCTGCTCTTCCGCGTCGTATACGAAACACGCGCACAGTCACGTGACTCAGTCAAAATGGCGACGGGGCAACAGTGGGTGTTGGTAGAGATGGTGCAAGCTTTTTACGAG GCTCCAGCATATCATTTGATTTTAGAAGGTATCCTCATTTTATGGATCATCAGACTGCTGTTTTCCAAAACATATAAACTTCAGGAGAGATCAGACCTCACAGAAAAG GAGAAAGAGGAGCTGATTGAGGAGTGGCAGCCCGAGCCGCTGGTCCCCCCCGTGTCTAAAGACCACCCTTCCCAAAACTATGATGTGGTCACGGG CCCTCCAAGCCACAAAATCATTGTAAATGGGAAAGAGTGCATTAACTTTGCCTCATTTAACTTCCTGGGTCTGCTGGACAGCGAGCGTGTGAAG cTGAAGGCGTTGTCGTCGCTAAAGAAGTACGGCGTGGGGACGTGTGGACCGAGGGGCTTCTATGGGACCTTCG ATGTGCATCTGGAGTTAGAGGAGCGCCTGGCCAAGTTCATGAGGACAGAGGAGGCCATCATCTACTCGTACGGCTTCGCCACCATCGCCAGCGCCATCCCAGCCTACTCCAAGAGAGGAGACATCATCTTCGT CGACGAGGCGGCGTGTTTCTCCATTCAGAAAGGCCTGCAGGCTTCACGCAGCTTCATCAAACACTTCAAACACAACGATATGGAGGATCTGGAGCGCCTCCTGAAGGAGCAGGAGATCGAGGATCAGAAG aatCCACGCAAGGCGAGAGTAATCAGACGCTTCATCGTAGTTGAGGGACTCTACATCAACACTGCAGATGTTTGTCCACTACCTGACCTG GTGAGGCTGAAGTACAGATATAAAGTCCGGATCTTCCTGGAGGAGAGCATGTCTTTCGGAGTGCTTGGGGAGCACGGGAGAGGAGTCACAGAGCATTTCGGGGTCAAC ATCGATGATATTGACCTCATCAGTGCCAACATGGAGAATGCGCTGGCGTCCATCGGAGGCTTCTGCTGTGGACGATCGTTCGTTATTGATCACCAG CGTCTGTCGGGTCAGGGTTACTGTTTCTCCGCGTCTCTTCCACCCATGCTGGCCTCTGCTGCTATTGAAGCCCTCAACATCATGGAGGAAGACCCAGGTAACAACATtgacattagtgtgtgtgtgtgtgtgtgtgtgtgt CTTTTGATCTCTGTTGCATGGTTTTAG